In the Plodia interpunctella isolate USDA-ARS_2022_Savannah chromosome 6, ilPloInte3.2, whole genome shotgun sequence genome, one interval contains:
- the LOC128670732 gene encoding very long chain fatty acid elongase 7-like, producing the protein MEASEVIFKEIQGGYDSIPTWTLADTLSWITIIVAIYLISVKKALPEIMQNQPPYKLTKILLWYNAFQVIYSVYLVFIYTRYIWRHGIITTRCPQGNDLQEVINEIYPYFIAKHLDLLDTVFFVLRKKDNQITFLHLYHHTAMVSWTWLHLMHHPTDHFVVVGLLNSFVHVLMYAYYGISSLGPEYAKYVWWKKHLTKVQLVQFVLVVSDLYYQQKLTPCPIPGYFHWFCVISICSFFFLFMNFYFRNYKKKTKRDLEAPSRINKSCLNVEFTEINKVK; encoded by the exons atggaAGCCAGTGAAGTGATTTTCAAGGAGATCCAAGGAGGATACG ATTCGATCCCGACATGGACCCTTGCCGATACCTTATCTTGGATCACCATCATAGTAGCTATATACTTGATCTCAGTGAAGAAGGCTTTACCAGAAATAATGCAAAACCAGCCCCCATACAAATTGACGAAAATATTGCTATGGTACAACGCCTTTCAAGTTATATACTCGGTTTACTTAGTGTTCATT TATACTCGATATATTTGGAGACACGGCATAATAACAACACGGTGTCCACAAGGCAATGATTTACAAgag gtgataaatgaaatataccCGTACTTCATAGCAAAGCATTTGGACCTCCTAGACACAGTTTTCTTCGTCCTCCGCAAGAAAGACAATCAGATTACTTTCCTTCACCTTTACCATCACACTGCGATGGTGTCATGGACCTGGCTTCATCTGATGCATCATCCTACTGACCATTTCGTGGTGGTTGGTCTCCTGAACAGTTTTGTTCATGTGTTGATGTACGCTTATTACGGAATCTCATCATTGGGACCAGAGTACGCGAAGTATGTTTGGTGGAAGAAGCATTTAACCAAAGTCCAGTTG GTTCAGTTTGTTCTGGTTGTCTCGGATCTCTACTATCAGCAGAAACTGACTCCTTGTCCTATCCCGGGTTACTTCCATTGGTTCTGCGTCATCAGCATCTGCTCTTTCTTCTTTCTCTTCATGAACTTCTACTTCAGAAACTACAAGAAGAAAACTAAGAGGGACCTAGAAGCACCAAGCAGGATCAATAAGAGTTGTTTGAATGTCGaatttactgaaataaataaagttaagtaa